The Muntiacus reevesi chromosome 5, mMunRee1.1, whole genome shotgun sequence genome segment AGAAGATTTGGAAAAATCTTTCACAGTCCTTCCTAGCAGAGATAATTACTCTTAAAAATAGTGGTATATTTCCTTGTAGTCTTTTCCTACTATGTTTAGAATACTCTtcctcaatttattttttatttaatttttaattggagaaactTAGGAATTCTAAATCAGTGAAATGAAAGCCTTGCAGGAAAAGGGAGATATACTAGGGCTGAGATTTTCTCATATCATCTAATTGTGCTTGAAAGTCCATCTTCAAATACTTTTGTTTCCCAAGTTCATCCCATTTCTTGTTTTTCCCTTCTGAGCTTATAGATTCTCTAAGAAGTTCCACATTTGTCTTCATAGCTTTCATGAGAGTAAGAGTATCCTCTTTATTGGTGGGGAGAGGAAGATTGAAGGAGTATGTGTGTTGTGTATgagtatttatacatatatatggtactgtgtttatatatctatagatacatatatatgtgtgtatatatgtattttttttaagtagtcttGTCTAAATCAAAGACTGCTTATAATTTCAGAATCTCTTGCCATTTCATCTTGTTCTCAATACTTTTTCAGTGTACATGGTGTCTTTGCGGAATATAAACTGTCACACATTCCTGATTGTTGCATGCTAGGTTTGTCAATCAGGAGTTATCATTTACTAGCATTGTATAGCTATGTTACATTTAACTTTTGCTTTGGCgtgcattaaaaatatttcttttgtttatttcgtTAGCATTCTTCCAGTAAATACTGCTTCCATTTACTGTCATTATATACCCTTCATTCACGTCTAAACCAGATTTCTCAGATGAATTGTCTCAGGAACATAGTTAAGCATTTGATGATCCCGTCATACTAGTAGGTGATAAAATACAATATGAAATTATCTTGTTGAAAGACCAGCTGTGCCATACAAGGATATTGTCCTGGCTCTGAAGTTGCCGAGCATGTCTGTGGCAAGTCCATGTCATGACCATGGGAAGGTGAGAAATCATGACCCCTGTATAGTCTTTGCTTTGTTAACCCACACTCAGAGCCTCCAGAATGACTTGCTGAGCCCTCTTAAACATGTCTTGTGCCTCTCGGATCAGGCAGTGTATCATTTTGTGGTCTTCGTAAATAATTTGATGACCTTTTCTAGTCATGAGGTGCTACAGTACCATTTCCTAGGGGAAAACATTCTGTTCATTGcttataagaatttttaaaaggcaaaaaatactTAATGTGCAGGAAAAGatatgatcttttttttattctttgtattttgtctAATATATTTTAACAGGCACAATACAGCGGCATTGGGAATATATATGTAACCATAATAAAGAAAACACGAAGATCCTAGGAGACGAAAATGTTGACCCCATATGTGAAGACAGTGAGAGCAAGTTTGACTTTTCAGTGATGTCTTATAATATACTGTCACAAGATTTGCTGGAAGACAATTCACACCTTTATAAACACTGCCGGCGGCCAGTGTTACACTGGAGTTTTAGGTTTCCCAAtattctgaaagaaattaaacactTTGATGCAGATGTAAGTGTAAAATATCAGAATTATTCACCTAAGGAAAAGTTGGATTCATTTCTGAACTAAATGGTTTTTTACCCCTTTTGTTTCTGAAGTCAGAGGGAAGGCCTGTATAGTTATAGGtgaattccctagcagtccagtggctaggactctgtgcttaaCACTGCCCGAGGCTCGAGTTCCGTTTCCGGTCGGGGAACTacgatcccacaagccacagtatggccaaaaaaaaaatgtttttttaatagataagATGATGGAACAGCTTTGAGTAGGGTATTATAACTTTGGAGGAATAACTTGCTAATGGTTGTTGATATAAATGATTATATAACTTTTCAGAAAAgatccaaaaatttttttaagtatcaatTTTGAGAAGAGCTGCTACCAGattaagtgttcagtaaatacttCCTTtgattgaaaattttaataattcatGCAGAAATTAATTTAGATGATGGCATTCAAAAAATTACCTCTTAAGAAACGACTAGAAGGATCTAATATGAATGAACTTGTAAATTCAGGAAAAATATTCCagcatataaattataaatatttcctttggGAAATATCAGCTTTGGATAATAAGAGGGATTCTTGTGAGTAAAGGTCACGGTTTTGGGGACTGATCAAATTTGGAGACATTAATTTGATAGATTTATACAAGAAAAAACTATTTCAGCTTTCATCaggtttttagaattttaaaaacaaaagcaccaGAAAgttcatatttgtattttttttgttttaattcaagCCATTTTTTCTTCTAAGGTACTTTGTTTGCAAGAAGTTCAAGAAGATCATTATGGAACCGAGATCAGGCCAAGTTTGGAATCATTGGGTACAAATGTAACTTTTATTTTAGCCAGATTTACTTAATGGGTTGTTAAAGCATAGCTTGATAACAAAGGTGTGAGGTATATTTGgactaaaaattttaactttgaaaaacCGCTTAATACCCATTTCAAGAGGTCAAGAAAAGATTGAAGTATTTCAAATGGGAACTTTTGTGTTGATACGTATTTTAATTCAAATGGAAGGATGTGCAAGAATCTCTTCATAGCTGCCTTTCCAGGAGTCTCTTTGCCTTCTACCAGACTCCTAAGATTGATTCTGAGTTCCATGAGATCAGGGAGCACTGTATCTAGTTCATCATTTTATGACACCCGTGTCCACAGTGCCTAATTGAATGAATACCTTAGAAACAGGTCATCTCTTTGAGAAATGCTGCCTACGTtgcgttcattcattcagcatgtatttttttgaGTGTCTTCTGTATACCATGCACTGTTGAAGGCAGTGGGGATAGAGCAGTGAGCAAAACAGGTAACAGGTTTCTATCCTCGTGGAGCATACGTCCTAGTGGAGAAAGGCCAAGAATAAACTGAACAGACAAGTAAACAGTACCTCAGGTAATGAGAGTTTTCTGGGGAAAGCACAGGAAAGGGGAAATGGGTCAGCTTTCAGTTTTACAAAACGATCCGAGGAAGCAACTTTTGGGTAAAGACTTAAAGGAGGTGAAGGAACAGTGGTGCCTGGAGTACTCCAGGTAGTGGAGAAGGCTCCGAGAAGGTTGGAGTGCCTTGAGGCAAGAGAAGCTGCTGTGTGTGGAGTGGAAAACGCAGGGAAGAGTTAGAGGCAAAAAGGTGAGAGATCTGGGGTCGGCGAGAGGGCAGCGATGACTATAAGGTCACTGTCTTTGCCTTGACTCTGATTTCTGTCAGGATGGAAATGGGACTGTGATAACATACACGCATGTCACACTGCAGTCTGCTGGTAAAAAAATGTTTGACTCAATCGTAGACTTTTTTTATTCCAACACTTTTTAACATCCTAcattactaatttttttaaaaatacacttctgTAAACCTTGtcccggcttccctggtgctcagagggtaaagcgtctgcctgccgtGTGGCatacccagatttgatccctgagttgggaagatctcctggagacggaaatggcaacccactccggcattcttgcctggaaaatcccatggacagaggagcctggcaggctacagtccatggggttgcaaagagtcagacacggctgagtgacttcactcacaaACATTGtccaaaaattagaattttgttttaccatatatattattttttgcaaGTGTGGCAAAACATAGTACTgttactttcatatatatatgaaaaaacagTCATCTGTGTTcaaacttgttttctttcttacagGTTATCACTGTGAATACAAGATGCGGACAGGAAGGAAGCCTGACGGCTGCGCCATCTGCTTCAAACATTCCAAGTTCTCACTCTTGTCAGTGAACCCCGTGGAGTTCTACCGGCGCGACGTTCCTCTCCTGGACAGAGACAACATTGGATTGGTGCTGCTCTTGCAGCCCAAGATCCCGGGCGCCGCCTCCCCCGCCATCTGTGTGGCTAACACGCATCTGTTGTACAACCCCAGGCGAGGTGACATTAAACTGACCCAGCTGGCAATGCTGCTGGCAGAGATTTCCAGTGTTGCCCGTCAGAAAGATGGCAGCCTCTGCCCCATTGTTATGTGTGGGGACTTCAATTCTGTTCCCGGTTCTCCACTCTATAGTTTTATTAAGGAAGGAAAATTGAATTACGAAGGACTTGCCATAGGAAAGGTAAGTGCACTCCTCCTTATTAGGAGGTGGGTGTAAGTCTCTTCATCGTAAAGTGAGGACAGAGCTTTACCTTGTAAGGTCATCCCAGAGCTGTTTGAAAACCTCAGATGAGTCAGTTTACCAAGCTGCAGTGATGATCCGTAGCTACTCATAAGTAATTATATTCACTGGATTGAATTcacttttccatctatttgtgacAGCATTCTGCTTGGAGGAAGTAGGAGCCAACAGAAAATTCAGAATGGGggtgaagaaggaaaataaaaggattgACAGACAGGAGTACTTCATAAATAAGGAACTACTCACAGTTGCAGAATAGTGTTTTGAATGCCAGATGTGGGCAAAAGAGTTAGAAAAACAGTAATTTAATATTTGCTTATTATATAAATTTTCCTTTACATAAGGATAAATATTTCAGTTGTTTAGCTGAGTATAATTTAtcccatgtttttatttttattgttcttgttCTCTGCTTAGTTCAGATCCTTTCCTCTTCAGTACATTTACCCAGAGTAAGCCCTTACCACCGAGTTTTGGATGACAGCTTAAAATTTTATGAGTTGATCTTTCTTAGTGTTTTATATACCAGGAACTATAATGCAGGTAGTAAAAATAGGAGAAGTATTAGTCCAAAGCTATAGATGATTTAGATTTccaaattcaagaaaaacatgcaTAGGAAAAATTACCATTTTTATGTAAGTAATAATGTTTTCTGAACTGTATTTGAGCAAAATTTCACAAGCACAAATGATATAATGAATAAAGGATAATATTTACCATTCTTGGATTTCctttcatttaagaaataaacTTTTCAGTACATAATTTAAAATCTATCCACCTAAGATACCTGTTGAAATTTTGTTTAGGTATCTGGCCAGGAACAGTCTTCACGGGGACAAAGAATTTTATCTATTCCAATTTGGCCCCCAAACCTAGGTATCTCACAGAACTGTGTGTATGAGGTACAGCAGTTACCAAAAGTAGAAAAGCCAGGTAAGTGTTTGCAATCCATTTCGGCAGTCTTCTTGATAATAGTGTTCCCTTTGAAGGCATgcaactaaaattttaaagagagaacATCTCAGAGatgaatattcatatataaaagcatagttgttcactttttttttttaagaactctgATTACCTTTTGAAAATCAACTTCCAAAATTACTTTTGCATGTTGCTTTGGacatgtttgtgttttatttttgctaattCTGGAGAACGTCATAATACAGATTCTGGGATGAACCATTTAACTAGGCATCTGTCTAAACAAGATATGCCTTAACTTTGTTCCTAGAGTAAAAGTACTCTAAGGCAAAGTAGAACAAAACAATACACTGATAGTATTACCAAGCTTCTCTTTGTTCTTCCAGACGGTGA includes the following:
- the ANGEL2 gene encoding protein angel homolog 2 isoform X3 → MLPHHQKSLGRDWTTPWENLQKCCWNRHISSCMRWPGHYSRAPYPYFSSRHFSLNWRPPCLFESRAPFQYWNWRPDSLSQTSLIHLSSYIMNSEGDEPSSKRRKHQGTIQRHWEYICNHNKENTKILGDENVDPICEDSESKFDFSVMSYNILSQDLLEDNSHLYKHCRRPVLHWSFRFPNILKEIKHFDADVLCLQEVQEDHYGTEIRPSLESLGYHCEYKMRTGRKPDGCAICFKHSKFSLLSVNPVEFYRRDVPLLDRDNIGLVLLLQPKIPGAASPAICVANTHLLYNPRRGDIKLTQLAMLLAEISSVARQKDGSLCPIVMCGDFNSVPGSPLYSFIKEGKLNYEGLAIGKVSGQEQSSRGQRILSIPIWPPNLGISQNCVYEVQQLPKVEKPDGDLTQTEPDKTEVLVTAEKLSSNLQHHFSLSSVYSHYFPDTGIPEVTTCHSRSAITVDYIFYSAEKERVAEQPGAEVTLVGGLKLLARLSLLTEEDLWTVNGLPNENNSSDHLPLLAKFRLEL
- the ANGEL2 gene encoding protein angel homolog 2 isoform X1 → MGTWRRARSNFPACFAVGPRGPASSDGEPLVLDAAKSAVEVDVVTGSRELEGRGVERWKRGAVYPMLPHHQKSLGRDWTTPWENLQKCCWNRHISSCMRWPGHYSRAPYPYFSSRHFSLNWRPPCLFESRAPFQYWNWRPDSLSQTSLIHLSSYIMNSEGDEPSSKRRKHQGTIQRHWEYICNHNKENTKILGDENVDPICEDSESKFDFSVMSYNILSQDLLEDNSHLYKHCRRPVLHWSFRFPNILKEIKHFDADVLCLQEVQEDHYGTEIRPSLESLGYHCEYKMRTGRKPDGCAICFKHSKFSLLSVNPVEFYRRDVPLLDRDNIGLVLLLQPKIPGAASPAICVANTHLLYNPRRGDIKLTQLAMLLAEISSVARQKDGSLCPIVMCGDFNSVPGSPLYSFIKEGKLNYEGLAIGKVSGQEQSSRGQRILSIPIWPPNLGISQNCVYEVQQLPKVEKPDGDLTQTEPDKTEVLVTAEKLSSNLQHHFSLSSVYSHYFPDTGIPEVTTCHSRSAITVDYIFYSAEKERVAEQPGAEVTLVGGLKLLARLSLLTEEDLWTVNGLPNENNSSDHLPLLAKFRLEL
- the ANGEL2 gene encoding protein angel homolog 2 isoform X2, yielding MEAWRCVRRGYGRCVVGRGRYPMLPHHQKSLGRDWTTPWENLQKCCWNRHISSCMRWPGHYSRAPYPYFSSRHFSLNWRPPCLFESRAPFQYWNWRPDSLSQTSLIHLSSYIMNSEGDEPSSKRRKHQGTIQRHWEYICNHNKENTKILGDENVDPICEDSESKFDFSVMSYNILSQDLLEDNSHLYKHCRRPVLHWSFRFPNILKEIKHFDADVLCLQEVQEDHYGTEIRPSLESLGYHCEYKMRTGRKPDGCAICFKHSKFSLLSVNPVEFYRRDVPLLDRDNIGLVLLLQPKIPGAASPAICVANTHLLYNPRRGDIKLTQLAMLLAEISSVARQKDGSLCPIVMCGDFNSVPGSPLYSFIKEGKLNYEGLAIGKVSGQEQSSRGQRILSIPIWPPNLGISQNCVYEVQQLPKVEKPDGDLTQTEPDKTEVLVTAEKLSSNLQHHFSLSSVYSHYFPDTGIPEVTTCHSRSAITVDYIFYSAEKERVAEQPGAEVTLVGGLKLLARLSLLTEEDLWTVNGLPNENNSSDHLPLLAKFRLEL
- the ANGEL2 gene encoding protein angel homolog 2 isoform X4 gives rise to the protein MSYNILSQDLLEDNSHLYKHCRRPVLHWSFRFPNILKEIKHFDADVLCLQEVQEDHYGTEIRPSLESLGYHCEYKMRTGRKPDGCAICFKHSKFSLLSVNPVEFYRRDVPLLDRDNIGLVLLLQPKIPGAASPAICVANTHLLYNPRRGDIKLTQLAMLLAEISSVARQKDGSLCPIVMCGDFNSVPGSPLYSFIKEGKLNYEGLAIGKVSGQEQSSRGQRILSIPIWPPNLGISQNCVYEVQQLPKVEKPDGDLTQTEPDKTEVLVTAEKLSSNLQHHFSLSSVYSHYFPDTGIPEVTTCHSRSAITVDYIFYSAEKERVAEQPGAEVTLVGGLKLLARLSLLTEEDLWTVNGLPNENNSSDHLPLLAKFRLEL